From Malassezia restricta chromosome VIII, complete sequence, the proteins below share one genomic window:
- a CDS encoding DNA-directed RNA polymerase I subunit RPA2, which yields MSVSSMSSDESTGPSTPPESVQGDDAWKMPHTFRTLDMQRRFMKPSKSGWDVPALREITRPHIESFNALWAEDPSVDAPGSADKLGMEGVGLLERSVQSLAPRVVFDNTGGEGSASRGNRLEMRIDAVSLSRPMVPDRAKDALDRRVYPDECRNRLVSYRGRLTARVTWSVNYGPEQSELRDMGLVPIMVGSNRCHLRGMTSEELVAKHEEPNEMGGYFIINGNERLIRFLILAKANHVMAIERPSFTRRGPSYTNKACTIRCVSRHDLISVTNSVHYLDNGGVTLRFSWRKQEYMVPVVMVLKALVSATDKEIFTSIVQADTDNTFLTDRVELLLRGFHQYALWTGEQCLAYLGDKFRVVMRAPEDWSHAQVGEELINRLVLTHLDMPRDKYRLLVFMIRKLYAFVAGECCADNPDSPQHQEVLMPGLLYGAMIKERLDEYLINVRQLIARDVRTGQCDFFDARYIQKALAKVNGDIGARLSSFLATGNVSSPSGLDLQQVGGFTIVAEKLNFYRYISHFRSVHRGAFFAELKTTTVRKLLPEAWGFLCPVHTPDGSPCGLLNHFSHTCQLTTRDLPLGHIPALLTSLGMTEVVAAHISARTHVCVQLDGVLIGYATPALARHMATALRVWKTEGRHGVPLDLEIGFVPTSHGGQYPGLYLFGGRARMMRPVRYLFNGERDHVGPFEQVYLDIACQPHEIERGVSTHMEYTPTQVLSVVANLTPFSDFNQSPRNMYQCQMGKQTMGTPSGALQRRTDNKLYRLQTGQTPVVRPALHNKYAIDDFPNGTNAIVAVISYTGYDMEDAMILNKSAHERGFGYGSVYKSEVVHLRDLVGGRLATGALPVHFGFGPDVRADDPRRTQLDVDGLPFVGAYMTKGTPMYACYNEATGRTIVKRYKGDEAGYVDTLRVIGGDAGDTECQHIQIMFRIPRSPVIGDKFSSRHGQKGVCSQKWPAVDMPFSESGMQPDVIINPHAFPSRMTIGMLIESMAGKAGAVHGIAQDATPWAFHEHDTPVEYFGEQLRAAGYNYMGNEPMYSGITGRELRADIYLGVVYYQRLRHMVNDKFQVRTTGPVHALTRQPVKGRKRAGGIRFGEMERDALLAHGTSFLLQDRLLNCSDYTTAFVCRTCGSLMSLSYDDAAGVHVPGLGVVQTIERSHTPLGPHGEYCRVCRHAAEAQRVHAPHQRVQVPPSHVLRRAGDLDVIAVPYVLKYLVAELAAMGLRMSFAIAP from the coding sequence ATGAGTGtgtcgtccatgtcgtctgACGAATCGACTGGGCCGAGTACGCCGCCTGAGAGCGTCCAGGGGGACGACGCATGGAAGATGCCACATACATTTCGCACCCTTGATATGCAACGGCGCTTCATGAAGCCGTCGAAGAGCGGATGGGATGTGCCGGCGCTTCGAGAAATTACGCGACCACATATCGAGAGTTTCAATGCCCTATGGGCCGAGGATCCGTCCGTGGACGCACCGGGCAGCGCGGACAAGCTCGGTATGGAAGGCGTTGGTCTACTGGAGCGCAGTGTGCAGTCGCTGGCACCGCGTGTGGTGTTTGACAATACAGGAGGCGAAGGcagtgcgtcgcgaggcaATCGACTCGAGATGCGGATTGATGCTGTCTCGCTGAGTCGGCCGATGGTGCCGGATCGCGCGAAGGATGCTCTGGATCGCCGCGTGTATCCTGACGAATGCCGGAACCGACTGGTGTCGTACCGTGGTCGGCTGACGGCTCGTGTGACATGGAGTGTCAACTATGGACCGGAGCAGAGTGAGCTGCGGGATATGGGTCTCGTGCCGATCATGGTCGGCTCGAACCGATGCCATTTGCGTGGCATGACGTCCGAGGAGCTCGTCGCGAAGCACGAGGAGCCGAATGAGATGGGCGGCTACTTTATCATCAACGGCAACGAGCGTCTGATCCGATTCCTGATTCTGGCCAAGGCGAATCACGTCATGGCCATTGAGCGCCCGTCGTtcacgcgccgcggcccGTCCTATACGAACAAGGCATGTACGATCCGGTGCGTGAGTCGGCATGACCTGATCAGTGTCACCAACTCGGTGCACTACTTGGACAATGGTGGCGTGACGCTGCGTTTCAGCTGGCGAAAGCAGGAGTACATGGTGCCTGTTGTGATGGTGCTCAAGGCGCTTGTGAGTGCGACGGACAAGGAGATCTTTACGTCGATCGTGCAAGCCGACACGGACAATACGTTCCTGACGGACCGCGTTGAGCTTCTGCTCCGTGGCTTCCATCAGTATGCGCTGTGGACGGGTGAGCAGTGCCTGGCGTACCTGGGTGACAAGTTCCGTGTCGTGATGCGGGCGCCGGAGGACTGGAGCCACGCGCAGGTCGGCGAGGAGCTGATCAACCGCCTCGTGCTGACGCATCTCGATATGCCGCGCGACAAGTACCGCCTCCTTGTCTTTATGATTCGCAAGCTATACGCATTTGTGGCTGGCGAGTGCTGTGCGGACAACCCGGACAGCCCGCAGCACCAGGAGGTGCTCATGCCAGGACTGCTGTATGGTGCCATGATCAaggagcgtctcgacgagTACCTGATCAATGTGCGCCAGCTCATTGCGCGCGATGTGCGGACGGGGCAGTGTGACTTTTTCGATGCGCGGTACATCCAAAAGGCCCTCGCCAAGGTGAATGGCGACATTGGCGCGCGCCTCTCGTCGTTCCTCGCGACGGGCAACGTGTCGTCGCCCTCGGGCCTCGATCTGCAGCAGGTCGGTGGCTTTACGATCGTCGCCGAGAAGCTCAACTTTTACCGCTACATCTCGCACTTCCGCAGCGTGCACCGCGGCGCCTTCTTCGCCGAGCTCAAGACGACGACCGTGCGCAAGCTCCTGCCCGAAGCATGGGGCTTCCTGTGCCCGGTGCACACGCCAGACGGCAGTCCGTGTGGTCTGCTGAACCACTTTTCGCACACGTGCCagctcacgacgcgcgactTGCCGCTGGGCCACATACCCGCGCTGCTCACGTCCCTCGGCATGACGGAGgtcgtcgcggcgcacattAGCGCCCGAACGCACGTGTGTGTGCAGCTAGACGGCGTGCTGATCGGGTACGCGACAccggcgctcgcgcggcacatggcgacggcgctgcgggTGTGGAAGACAGAGGGCCGGCatggcgtgccgctcgaccTCGAGATTGGGTtcgtgccgacgtcgcacGGCGGCCAGTACCCGGGCCTGTACTTGTTTGGAGGGCGCGCGCGTATGATGCGCCCTGTGCGCTACCTATTcaacggcgagcgcgaccATGTCGGTCCGTTTGAGCAGGTGTACCTGGACATTGCGTGCCAGCCGCACGAGATCGAGCGCGGTGTGTCGACGCACATGGAGTATACGCCGACGCAGGTCCTGAGTGTGGTGGCGAATCTGACGCCCTTCTCCGACTTTAACCAGAGTCCGCGCAACATGTACCAGTGCCAGATGGGCAAGCAGACGATGggcacgcccagcggcgccctgcagcggcgcacggaCAACAAGCTGTACCGCCTGCAGACGGGGCAGACGCCTGTGGTGCGGCCGGCGCTGCACAACAAGTATGCGATTGACGACTTCCCGAATGGCACGAATGCGATCGTCGCTGTGATCTCGTACACGGGCTACGACATGGAGGACGCGATGATCCTGAACAAGtcggcgcacgagcgcggcttTGGCTACGGCAGTGTGTACAAGTCGGAGGTCGTCCacctgcgcgacttggtcgGCGGACGTCTCGCGACCGGTGCGCTGCCCGTGCACTTTGGCTTCGGCCCTGACGTGCGGGCTGACGAtccgcggcgcacgcagctcgacgtcgatggcCTGCCGTTCGTCGGTGCCTATATGACCAAAGGCACGCCGATGTATGCATGCTACAACGAGGCGACGGGCCGCACGATCGTGAAGCGGTACAAGGGCGACGAGGCCGGGTATgtcgacacgctgcgtgtgatcggcggcgacgcaggcgATACCGAGtgccagcacatccagATCATGTTCCGCATCCCGCGCTCGCCTGTAATTGGCGACAAGTTCTCgtcgcgccatggccagAAGGGCGTGTGCTCGCAAAAGTGGCCCGCGGTCGACATGCCGTTCAGCGAGAGCGGCATGCAGCCCGACGTCATTATCAACCCCCACGCGTTCCCGAGTCGCATGACCATCGGCATGCTCATCGAGAGCATGGCCGGCAaggccggcgccgtgcatgGCATAGCGCAGGACGCCACGCCGTGGGCCTTCCACGAGCACGACACGCCTGTCGAGTACTTTGGCGAACAGCTACGGGCCGCAGGCTACAACTACATGGGCAACGAGCCCATGTACTCGGGCATCACCGgccgcgagctgcgcgccgacATCTATCTCGGCGTCGTGTACTACCAGCGCCTCCGACACATGGTCAACGACAAGTTCCAGGTCCGCACGACCGGCCCCGTCCACGCCCTCACGCGGCAGCCCGTCAAGGGCCGCAAGCGTGCGGGTGGCATCCGGTTCGGcgagatggagcgcgatgccctGCTGGCCCACGGCACGTCGTTCCTCCTGCAGGACCGCCTGCTCAACTGCTCGGACTACACGACCGCGTTTGTGTGCCGCACCTGCGGCAGCCTCATGTCGCTCAGctacgacgacgccgccggcgtgcatgtgcccggcctcggcgtcgtgcagaCGATCGAGCGCTCGCACACGCCGCTCGGTCCTCATGGCGAATACtgccgcgtgtgccgccacgccgccgaggcccagcgcgtgcacgcgccgcaccaGCGCGTCCAGGTCCCGCCGTCGCAtgtcctgcgccgcgccggcgaCCTCGACGTGATTGCCGTGCCGTACGTGCTCAAGTACCTCGTCGCCGAGCTCGCGGCCATGGGCCTGCGCATGTCCTTTGCCATAGCACCCTAG